Proteins encoded in a region of the uncultured Fibrobacter sp. genome:
- a CDS encoding family 16 glycosylhydrolase → MKTKFLLPIIALGLLAACGDESSSHTPVASDPSAVVDPTQNPTQTDPATTPTDPAQTTDPAQTQTDPAQTPTDPATTPTDPATDPTVTDPTVTDPTTPTDPATDPVVTDPTSQAGGCKNIVRTNIVAPAMPSEPSASGTFSYYGAEVSGTDQFKYGRFEACMKMVSIPGSVSSMFLYYDDSWKKEEEPWNEIDIEVLGKGGTMWQSNIITREGDPSIKNNTSSESKPLHDFGFDATEGFHLFAIVWTPEYVSWEIDSVEVRRDSIGITRGTHADADQVAFLTEDQSLRFNLWASKSAGWVGKFTGDELADGPQVQWIDYVRVYSYDEASKTFTQTWQDDFDGDDLSDHWTAGNWEMEKVMLSRDNVIVENGYCKMLMTRVAD, encoded by the coding sequence ATCCGTCCGCTGTGGTGGACCCGACTCAGAATCCGACTCAGACTGATCCGGCGACAACTCCGACTGACCCTGCTCAGACGACCGATCCGGCCCAGACTCAGACAGACCCTGCTCAGACCCCGACTGATCCGGCTACGACTCCGACGGATCCTGCAACGGATCCCACTGTGACTGACCCGACCGTGACTGACCCGACGACTCCGACCGATCCGGCCACGGACCCGGTTGTGACGGACCCGACTTCTCAGGCTGGCGGTTGCAAGAACATTGTTCGTACGAATATCGTTGCTCCGGCAATGCCGTCCGAACCCAGCGCATCCGGTACTTTCAGCTACTACGGTGCTGAAGTTTCTGGTACGGACCAGTTCAAGTATGGCCGTTTCGAAGCTTGCATGAAGATGGTTTCGATTCCGGGTTCCGTGAGCTCCATGTTCCTTTACTACGATGATTCCTGGAAGAAGGAAGAAGAACCGTGGAACGAAATTGATATTGAAGTTCTCGGCAAGGGCGGTACGATGTGGCAGTCCAACATCATTACCCGCGAAGGCGATCCCTCCATCAAGAACAACACGTCTTCTGAAAGCAAGCCGCTCCATGACTTTGGCTTCGATGCAACTGAAGGCTTCCACCTGTTCGCTATCGTTTGGACTCCGGAATATGTTTCTTGGGAAATCGACAGCGTTGAAGTTCGCCGTGACTCCATTGGCATTACCCGCGGTACTCACGCCGATGCAGACCAGGTTGCCTTCTTGACCGAAGATCAGTCCTTGCGCTTTAACCTGTGGGCATCGAAGAGTGCTGGATGGGTTGGCAAGTTCACTGGCGATGAACTCGCCGATGGTCCGCAGGTGCAGTGGATTGACTACGTCCGTGTGTACTCCTACGACGAAGCTTCCAAGACCTTTACTCAGACCTGGCAGGATGACTTCGATGGCGATGATCTCTCTGACCATTGGACCGCAGGTAACTGGGAAATGGAAAAGGTTATGCTCTCTCGCGACAACGTGATCGTCGAAAATGGCTACTGCAAGATGCTCATGACCCGCGTTGCGGACTAA
- the pflB gene encoding formate C-acetyltransferase, giving the protein MSEAWKGFEGGRWQEEINVRDFIQRNYTAYEGGKEFLAGPTDATEKLWGELQKLQAEERKKGGVLDMDTDIVSSITSHKPGYINESLKDLEKVVGLQTDKPLKRAFMPFGGIKMAEESCLQYGYKPSADLHKIFTDYHKTHNQAVFDCYTPEIRAVRKAHLLTGLPDTYGRGRIVGDYRRVALYGIDYIIQQKQNDLAHVGDGTMTDDVIRLREEVAEQIKALKAMKVMAQSYGFDISKPATNAREAFQWLYFGYLSAIKTQNGAAMSVGRISTFLDIYIERDLKNGTLTESEAQELVDHMVMKFRMVKFARIESYNQLFSGDPVWATLEVGGMGQDGRPMVTKNDFRFLHTLENMGPSPEPNLTVLYTKRLPENFKEYAAFISVTTSSIQYENDDVMRPVWGDDYSICCCVSATQTGKEMQFFGARANLAKALLYAINGGKDEEAGLVPGMQIGPELAPITGDVLNYDEVMHKYDIMLEWLAGIYVNTLNLIHYMHDKYYYEAAELALIDTDVRRTFATGIAGFSHVVDSLCAIKYAKVSVVRGENGLVKDFKIEGDFPKYGNDDDRADEIAVWLLKEFIAKIKKHHTYRGAEPTTSILTITSNVVYGKATGALPDGRPAHAPFAPGANPSYGAEKNGLLASLNSVAKLPYEYALDGISNTQTISPNALGHSDDERAQKLVTVMDGYFAQGAHHLNVNVFGVEKLLDAQAHPEKPEYANFTIRVSGYAVKFLSLTKEQQDDVISRTCHGVL; this is encoded by the coding sequence ATGAGCGAAGCATGGAAAGGCTTTGAGGGCGGACGTTGGCAAGAAGAGATTAACGTACGCGACTTTATTCAACGCAACTACACCGCATACGAAGGCGGCAAGGAATTTTTGGCAGGCCCGACAGACGCCACCGAAAAGCTCTGGGGTGAACTCCAGAAGCTGCAGGCCGAAGAACGCAAGAAGGGCGGCGTGCTCGATATGGACACCGATATCGTTTCGAGCATCACGAGCCACAAGCCCGGCTACATCAACGAAAGCCTCAAGGACTTGGAAAAGGTCGTGGGTCTCCAGACCGACAAGCCGCTGAAGCGCGCCTTCATGCCGTTTGGCGGCATCAAGATGGCCGAAGAATCTTGCCTGCAGTACGGCTACAAGCCGAGCGCAGACCTCCACAAGATCTTTACCGACTACCACAAAACCCACAACCAGGCTGTGTTCGACTGCTACACTCCGGAAATTCGTGCCGTGCGCAAGGCTCACTTGCTGACCGGTCTTCCGGACACTTACGGTCGTGGCCGTATCGTGGGTGACTACCGCCGCGTAGCCCTTTACGGTATCGACTACATCATCCAGCAGAAGCAGAACGACCTCGCCCACGTGGGTGACGGCACCATGACCGACGACGTGATTCGCCTCCGCGAAGAAGTCGCCGAACAGATTAAGGCCCTTAAGGCCATGAAGGTGATGGCCCAGAGCTACGGTTTCGACATTTCGAAGCCGGCAACGAACGCCCGCGAAGCCTTCCAGTGGCTCTACTTCGGTTACCTCTCTGCCATCAAGACGCAGAACGGTGCCGCCATGAGCGTTGGCCGTATTTCGACCTTCCTCGACATTTATATCGAACGCGATCTCAAGAACGGCACGCTCACTGAAAGCGAAGCCCAGGAACTCGTGGACCACATGGTCATGAAGTTCCGCATGGTCAAGTTCGCACGTATTGAATCTTACAACCAGCTCTTCAGCGGTGACCCGGTGTGGGCCACCCTCGAAGTCGGCGGTATGGGCCAGGATGGCCGCCCGATGGTCACCAAGAACGACTTCCGTTTCTTGCACACTCTCGAAAACATGGGCCCGTCTCCGGAACCCAACCTCACCGTTCTCTACACCAAGCGCCTCCCTGAAAACTTCAAGGAATACGCCGCCTTTATTTCTGTGACGACCAGCTCGATCCAGTATGAAAACGACGACGTGATGCGCCCGGTATGGGGTGACGACTACAGCATTTGCTGCTGCGTGTCCGCAACGCAGACCGGTAAGGAAATGCAGTTCTTCGGCGCTCGTGCAAACCTCGCCAAGGCTCTCCTCTACGCTATCAACGGCGGTAAGGATGAAGAAGCCGGCCTCGTGCCCGGCATGCAGATTGGTCCGGAACTCGCTCCGATCACCGGCGACGTGCTGAACTACGACGAAGTGATGCACAAGTACGACATCATGCTTGAATGGCTCGCAGGTATCTACGTGAACACGCTGAACCTGATCCACTACATGCACGACAAGTACTACTACGAAGCTGCTGAACTCGCCCTTATCGATACCGACGTGCGCCGCACGTTTGCAACGGGTATCGCAGGCTTCAGCCACGTGGTCGACAGCCTCTGCGCCATCAAGTACGCCAAGGTTTCTGTCGTTCGCGGCGAAAACGGTCTCGTGAAGGACTTCAAGATCGAAGGCGACTTCCCGAAGTACGGCAACGACGACGACCGCGCCGACGAAATCGCAGTCTGGCTCCTCAAGGAATTCATCGCAAAAATCAAGAAGCACCACACCTACCGCGGTGCCGAACCGACCACGTCGATTCTTACCATTACCAGTAACGTTGTTTACGGCAAGGCCACGGGCGCTCTCCCCGACGGTCGTCCGGCTCACGCCCCGTTCGCTCCCGGTGCAAACCCGAGCTACGGAGCCGAAAAGAACGGTCTCTTGGCCTCGCTCAACTCTGTCGCCAAGCTCCCGTACGAATACGCTCTTGACGGCATCAGCAACACGCAGACCATCAGCCCGAACGCTCTCGGCCACAGCGACGACGAACGCGCCCAGAAGCTCGTCACCGTCATGGACGGTTACTTCGCCCAGGGCGCACACCACCTGAACGTGAACGTGTTCGGTGTTGAAAAGTTGCTCGACGCTCAGGCACATCCGGAAAAGCCCGAATACGCGAACTTCACCATCCGCGTTTCCGGCTACGCTGTCAAGTTCCTCTCGCTCACGAAGGAACAGCAGGACGACGTGATCAGCCGTACTTGCCACGGCGTGCTGTAA